The following are encoded together in the Mycteria americana isolate JAX WOST 10 ecotype Jacksonville Zoo and Gardens chromosome 2, USCA_MyAme_1.0, whole genome shotgun sequence genome:
- the ENY2 gene encoding transcription and mRNA export factor ENY2, with the protein MNKDAQMRATINQKLIETGERERLKELLRAKLIECGWKDQLKAHCKDVIKEKGLEHVTVDDLVAEITPKGRALVPDSVKKELLQRIRTFLAQHASL; encoded by the exons ATGAATAAAGATGCCCAGATGAGAGCAACCATTAACCAAAAGCTAATAGAAACAGGAGAGCGAGAACG CCTTAAAGAGTTGCTGAGAGCCAAATTAATTGAATGTGGCTGGAAGGATCAGTTGAAGGCACACTGCAAAG AtgtcattaaagaaaaaggattagAGCATGTTACTGTTGATGATTTGGTGGCAGAAATCACTCCCAAAGGCAGAG CCTTGGTACCAGACAGTGTAAAGAAAGAACTCTTGCAAAGAATAAGAACCTTCCTTGCCCAGCATGCCAGTCTTTAA